A window of Ooceraea biroi isolate clonal line C1 chromosome 9, Obir_v5.4, whole genome shotgun sequence genomic DNA:
taatatacaagagGTGcaggcattttatatttatatgtaaaaatgtttaacaattttgtaaaaagaaattattatctgTAAATAAACGTTATGCGATGAAAACAGACCACTTCATATATATgcatctatttattatataaagaatatagtGATCATAATTTACATGTCGTCATGTGTGATATCTCGCCTAAATACATATGAtccatatatatttttcacgtgtgctattatatatacataaatatataataatcacgcGTATCGCAGCACAGAATTCTCATACACAAAAGCTCGGCAGTTTCAGTTGGACGTATCTCACGATTTGTTCgcgcaaatttaattatgcataGGAAACGCATCGtcacatatgtgtgtgtgtgtgtgtatatatgtacagaattctttaaaaatatattatagtacatggtatatagaattaaaaaacatgtataattatatacaatcgGCGTTTTAAACTTAAAGCCTAGCGCACACTTCTTACAAGCTAATTCTTACATAGTAATTCTCGTTGAGAATTTCGTCGAGACGCGGCCTTGACATTTGACATTACCGTTGAGTGACGATAAATTCATCGCGCTTAAAAagcaataaaacaaaaaattatcgAAAAAGAGCCTTAATAAGTATagatacaaaaagaaattttcggccGGCGTAAAGCCATTTAAAGTTTTCGCTTGAGTATTATTGCGTTCTCTTCCTCGCTTTTCGCGTCTCTAAAGTTAAGCGTAATAGATCTCAGTACGTCATTGATAAATTCAGATTAGGAAGATTCGGCAGTGCAAAGTAtgatatacgtataataattgATCATCATAATCTGCTTGATCTTCAGGATCTTAATCTATGCAGCAAATTTACGATTGAGCGCAAACTGGGGCGCCCAAAGTCTGTCCTACATTTATCGATACAAAgtgtaacaatattttcttttttatgaataCGATTGTGCGACTCTCTCGATGGATAAGAACACATACTCAACATGTGTACTTTTTACACACATTTCTGACAGCAATTCGTGTACGACAGCTTTGAGCGCGTCGATTAATACGCTCCAATTAAACTTGCCATCAGATCTAAATTCTCTGATTCACATACGAGATTCTCGAATCTGTTTAGCTGCTTTAGAACCCCTGATTTATTTGTCTGGGCGTTTGAGCACTTCCAACTTAAATGTAGAAAATCGAGTCGCTCGTAAATAGGGACGGGATTACGCTACTTAAAAACAAATGTCATCTAGTAATACTTTGAAACTGATCGACCACACTTAGACCAGATACTTTACAAAGAACCGTGAATCACGCGGTGGATACATaagagatagagaaaaaaaactcATTTGGCACAGCGCACGTACAACGCTACGCGCTTTGAATTATTCATGAGAAAACGACGAACGTAACGTGACGCACATCGTTGCAACTTTGATTCTTAATCAGTTTGATTGCTATTGATCACTGGTTCCTTAAAGCTAGAGagtataatgtaattaatggaTAATGGATgagataaaatgtaaaaactttAGCTTTCCTGATgtcgataataaattacaagttTTGTTGATCCAATCGGAACGGATGTACTGATATTATCCGAATTGATATGCAATTCGAGAAATATCACTTAGAATcgtcatttttaattcttacgTAATTTTTCTTACGAAAGAATATAACACTGCAAATCTGTCTACGACTGTGCGATCGTCTTAATGCATTGGATTAACCGGAAAGTCCGTGGGAATTGTTTAGCGAAATTCAAACGCAACGCTTTgcgttaaaaagtaatattgaaAGTTTTGCATTACCGGTGCGGATCTctttagcaaaatttatacgcaaaattatattaattcttactgcgaagttttgcgtttaatttcttaatattaacaattaatacagaattttgtgtttaattttactaaaaaattCGCACGAACTTTTCggtcaacccaatatatacgCATTCACTGTCATTATAAGACGCGCGATAGCCCAAGCATTTTTCTCCTGAGACAATTATTTCGTTATCTCCTTAGCTGCACGAACATCTAGTCGCACGAagacctatatatatatatgctctCAAGAACAATGAAATGCACATTGTGATTCTcgttaaaaaaaggaatatataAATCTTCGTGAGGAAATGTAATTGCGATTCTTAAACGTAAGCCTCAGCTCGATGACCTCGTATGTGATGGAAGAACTGCTGCCAGCTGGTAAGGGTTTTCTTAGACCATACCCAGAAGCTGCTAGTGATACCGACGATCATCGCCATGAGGTATTTGATCATGAAGACCTCGAATTCAGGTCTATGACCGAGATCGCGGGTACGCTCACCGACCGGACACGGTAATGAGTAGAGAGACTGTGGGACTGGCCGCGAACACATTTCCATGTTCCACGTGAGCATCCACTGATCGAAATACGCCTGCTCGTAGAAGAGGCAGGCGATGACGATCAGAGCAGGAACTATGTACAGTACGGAAAATATACCGATGCGAATCATGAGTTTCTCAAGCTTGTCGGTTTTCGTGCCGTCGTGTTTCATCACCGTCCGTATACGGAACAGCGAAACGAAGCCCGCCAGCAGAAACACGGTGCCCAGTAGAAGGTAAACGCATAGCGGCGCCAGCACGAAGCCTCGAAGAGCCTCTACATTCCAGAGACCAACGTAGCAAACACCGGACAGTATATCGCCTGTGGAACAAGTGCACATTGTAAGAAACTGGAGctcatgaataatttaatggaATCTAATATGACAAAACTGATGCAACAAGCAtcattttaatcttaaaataaaatcaattaatatattttagcaTCTCACCTTCCACTTTTCCCATCGCCAGGATAGTGACGGTCTTGACAGCTGGTGCAGCCCAGGCGGCTAGGTGAAAGTACTGCGAATTAGTCTCGATCGCCTCGTGCCCCCATTTTAGTCCGGCCGCTAGGAACCATGTGAGAGTCAGAATGACCCACCAGATGCTCGATGCCATACCAAAGAAGTAGAGCACCATAAAAAGTACCGTGCACAGCTCGTGCTTGGTACCTTGGGCGATCGTCGATGCCATTTGCACTCGGATACCTATGGGTGGTGGGAACGGCTCTCTACAAGCTATGGAATTACCCGACACCCAGCCGATCACATAAACCAGCGCCACCATTAAGTAACACACCGACAAGAAAATGATGGGTCTTTCTGGGTACCTGCAGAGAAATTTAAGGGGAATTAATGATCTATTTCATTTGGATTTGTGACAAAACCTTGTTATGTCATTTAATAATCGCTTGTTAGAAATCTATCAAACTGTCAAAAATATGTGAGAAAATACTTTACCTGAACCTATCTGTGTCAATCAGAAATGTCAGGAACGTGAAGAAACATGATGCGGCACATATGGAAGCCCAAGTGCCAACCCATACTCTTGAGAatcttctttctcgctcgGTGAAGAACATTCCATCACAGGGTGCCCCGCAATCCTGCTCTACCTTGTCGCCAACCTTCAGCGAGTATCCTAATCCATGGGGAACCTTGAAATGAACTGGACAGACAAAGCCAAAGTCTCTGGCACCGAGAGCAAAGCCGCTGCTCCCACCATTGCCATACGATTTCGGCCCCTCGTTCCAGGATGGCTGGAACTCTGCCACTGGTATACGAGGCGGTGGGTAGACCGGTGCAGCTGGCTCTTGGGGTGTGGTGGTCTCATTTGTGCCCACACATAGCTGCTTGCCATCGTTCTCTGGCATCTTGGCGCAGTCCAGGGCCTCTGGCCACGCAAAACCGAAGCTGTTCATCAGGCCCTCGCAGCCGGACCGTGCACTCTCGCACAGGGATCGACACGGCGGTATCGCCTTCTCGATGATGGTGCACACGGGCGCGTAGACGGTGCACAGGAAGAATTGCAGATCCGGACTGCACTTCATCTTGACCAGGGGCGCGTACTGGTGCACCTCCTGGCCGGCGTCCTCCTGCTTCTGATGGTTCATCAGGTTTGGCATGATCGTCTCGTTATATGGGATGTCCATGCACAGATTGATGCTGATCGGCTCGCAGCGGCCGTGATGCGCGAACGCGTTGCTGCTGTCCAGGGCGGTGGAAGAATGTAGCGCGATAGTCGCGGCCACCGCGCCGGACAGGATCATGATCATCGCCGTCCACGGCATTCTTGTTCAGACTAGCCAGCCTTGTCAGTTAGGCGTACACACTACTCGGGCTGTCACTGGCTGTCACACACTCGCGATCAACGCCGGCTATTTACGTGGAACATTACGAGATTGCAAATATGCATGTGCACACACGTAGGAATATGAGGCGAGGCGACAGTGATGGAGAATAGTGGGTTAAAAGTGCTGATAACGGTGGTGCTACTAATGATAGGGGATGCTACGGACGCTCGCAGTGGAGCGGTGTAAACAGCGAACGTCTCGAATGAGGTTATGGTGTATTCTCACCGCGCTAGTGCCAAATGCAACGAGATCCCGGTACCTAATGGGAGAGTCCGCTTCCTAGGGACATTTTCAGGCTCGCGGTTTTCCTTCTGTGTTAGTCTTGCTTTATGGTCGCGggaattattgaatttaaatcAACTTTTGATGAGACTGTAAAAATCCGCGGCTAACTTCACAGTCACAATCTTAATCGAATTCGTTAGCGCGACGCGCGTTATTTGCTTATTAATTGTATCGATTGGCGATTCAAGATTCAACGAAATTTCGCGGAATGAATGTTTATATGTAAGTAAATGTGGAATACatgataaataatgtaaaatattatgagtTGACGTAAATATATCCGAAAATGGAAACTCTGAAAAAGATAGGCAGTTACGGCAATATGGCGACATTGTTATTCAAGGTTGGATAATAATCCTGTACTTTGACCGGACTATAACTTGAGGATCGAAAGAGGTAGACAGGCAACGAGGAAACAGATCGGtcgattttgattttatttcgttCCCGACACATAATGCACAGTTCGTCCCGTTAGTCCTCGCCGACGATCGTGAGTACCATagtcttcctttttttatgcttttacaGTGCGTATACGTACGCCTTACGCTTCTTACAGACGAGTCGCATTTAAACgggcgctcgcgctcgctacGCTATTTACAACGATAATCGTCGTAATGTTTTTACGTAACGCGAGCTGCGTATCCTCAAAACCCGTTATCCCCGAAATCTGAGCGACAATGAACTGCATTTTAACGTGTgcgaaatttttcacattccgatattctaaaaataaaaagtttccaTCTCGATAttctaaaaattcaaaaagtatAGGATGTAACGATGACGCAAAATGTTATAAGATGTTTTTCCCGAAACTATCGAAAATAACAGCAaaataatcttatttattcGAGCCaatgttttgtaaaaatataaaatgttctattatatttcttaaaattgaagatatgtaacaaattttatcaTACAGAAAATGAGATTTTGATTGAAAGTTTCATATCAGAGACAAAGCGGATATTGGAAATGAGTGACTCGTTCAATAATCGGTATACGTGATTGAGGAAACAGTGCGCGAGTCGCCCGAATCGCAAATTACGCCACGTTAtcgtaaacaaataaataatttatctcttCGCACGAATGTACTCCCAGCTCGCACCAAGTTGCACTCGGCTGCAGGAGCTCAGCCTTCTTTCACGTGcttacaattaatattatttaacatttaagaaTCATTATGGAAGATTGAAGTGCGTCCACTCATGTCTGCCTCCCTGTTTAATTAATctgatttaatgaaattttctgaGAGACGAAGGTTCTCAATTTCTTCagaaaaacaggaaaaatcttgtaaaattaattttctgatattgagaattaattatttaaatgattattCCGTTTCAATTCTTTCACTTTTTCTTGGAGAAAGAATTCAGAGTTTTTTTTCGTGCAATATAAGACTGTTGAGAACATATAGTAGTTTCTTAATAAGGATTAGAGACTATTTACAGTAACGCGATATCATGGAAGACGACTGATATCAATTTTAGGAGGTCCAAAAT
This region includes:
- the LOC105276198 gene encoding frizzled-2, producing the protein MPWTAMIMILSGAVAATIALHSSTALDSSNAFAHHGRCEPISINLCMDIPYNETIMPNLMNHQKQEDAGQEVHQYAPLVKMKCSPDLQFFLCTVYAPVCTIIEKAIPPCRSLCESARSGCEGLMNSFGFAWPEALDCAKMPENDGKQLCVGTNETTTPQEPAAPVYPPPRIPVAEFQPSWNEGPKSYGNGGSSGFALGARDFGFVCPVHFKVPHGLGYSLKVGDKVEQDCGAPCDGMFFTERERRFSRVWVGTWASICAASCFFTFLTFLIDTDRFRYPERPIIFLSVCYLMVALVYVIGWVSGNSIACREPFPPPIGIRVQMASTIAQGTKHELCTVLFMVLYFFGMASSIWWVILTLTWFLAAGLKWGHEAIETNSQYFHLAAWAAPAVKTVTILAMGKVEGDILSGVCYVGLWNVEALRGFVLAPLCVYLLLGTVFLLAGFVSLFRIRTVMKHDGTKTDKLEKLMIRIGIFSVLYIVPALIVIACLFYEQAYFDQWMLTWNMEMCSRPVPQSLYSLPCPVGERTRDLGHRPEFEVFMIKYLMAMIVGITSSFWVWSKKTLTSWQQFFHHIRGHRAEAYV